Genomic DNA from Kiritimatiellia bacterium:
AGCCTGGCACAGGATAAACACAGCCGGGTGGCGTGCGAAACCATGGTGGCCACCGGCATGGTGATCATCGCCGGCGAAATCACCAGCAAAGCCGCTGTTAATTATGCCGATGTCGCCAGGACAGCCATCAAACAGATCGGTTACGTTGACCCCGCCTTCGGTTTTGACGCGAACTCATGCGCCGTCCTCGTTTCCGTCAACCGCCAGTCGCCCGATATTTCGCGGGGCGTGACCGTAGGCGAAAGCATGTTCAAGGAACAGGGCGCGGGCGATCAGGGCATGATGTTCGGCTATGCCTGCGATGAAACGCCGGAAATGATGCCCATGCCGATCATGTTCGCCCACCGCCTGACGCTCGCCCTGACCCGCGCGCGGCGCAGCGGCCGGCTGCCTTTCCTCCGGCCGGACGGCAAATCGCAGGTGACGGTTGTTTATGAAAACAACCGTCCGGTCCGGGTGGATACGGTCGTCGTCGCCGCCCAGCACAACCCGGAAGTGAGCCATAAGAAGTTATGCGAGGCGATCATTGAGAAAATAATCAAGAAGGAAATTCCGGCAAAATTTCTGACCGGCAAAACCCGCTACCTGATCAATCCCACCGGCCGATTCGTGATCGGCGGCCCGCACGGCGACACAGGCCTTACCGGGCGAAAAATTATTGCCGACACCTACGGCGGCATGGGCAGACACGGCGGCGGCGCATTTTCCGGCAAGGACCCCTCAAAAGTTGACCGCAGCGCCGCCTATATGGCGCGCTATATCGCCAAAAATATCATTGCCGCGCGGCTGGCGCGGCGTTGCGAAATTCAACTGGCCTATGCCATCGGCTTCCCGGAGCCGGTCTCGGTTCTGGTGGAAACTTTCGGCACAAGCTCGGTGCCGGAAAGCAGAATTGAAAAGGCCGTCCGCCGCGTGTTCGGGCTCAAACCGGCCGAGATCATCAAGCACCTGAATCTGCTGCGGCCGATCTATTCCAAAACCGCGGCTTATGGACATTTCGGGCGCGCCAGTGATCTCGCGGTTTTCACCTGGGAAAAGACCGATAAAGCCGGAGCGCTGAAAGCGGCGCTTTAGACCGTCCGGATAGACATGCGGCGCATTTACGGAAAAGGACCATAATTATGAACAAGAAAAACGATTATATCATTGCCGACATCCGCCTGGCGGATTGGGGGCGCAAGGAAATAAAATGGGCGGAAGTTGAAATGCCGGGACTGATGGCCCTGCGCAAAAAGCACGGCCGGTCAAAACCGTTGCGCAACGCCCGCATCGCCGGTTCGCTGCACATGACGATTCAGACCGCCGTGCTGATTGAAACGCTGCAAGCCCTCGGCGCGCGCGTGCGCTGGGCAAGCTGCAATGTTTTTTCAACGCAGGATCACGCCGCGGCGGCCGTCGCGGCGGCCGGCACGCCGGTTTTCGCCTACAAGGGCGAGCCTCTCGCGGAATACTGGGAATATCTTGACCGAACGCTGGACTGGGGAAAAGGCCTGGGCCCGACCTCCCTCCTGGATGACGGGGGCGACGCGACCCTCTTCGTCCACCTGGGATACCAGGCTGAAGAAAACCGGCGTATACTGGACCGGGCGGCAACCAGCGAGGACGAGAGAGCGCTTCTGAAACAATTGAAAAAATCGCTCCGGAAAGACCCGGGGCGTTTCCACCGGATAACAAAAGCCATCAAGGGCGTTTCCGAAGAAACAACAACTGGCGTGCACCGGCTTTACCAGATGGCCGGCGCCGGCACCCTGCTTTTTCCGGCCTTTAACGTGAACGATTCGGTTACCAAGTCCAAGTTTGACAACCTTTACGGATGCCGCCACTCGCTGATTGACGGCATTATGCGCGCCACCGACCTGATGATGGCCGGCAAAGTGGCGGTAGTGGCCGGTTACGGCGATGTCGGCAAAGGGTGTTGCCAGTCGCTCCGCGGGCAGGGCGTGAGGGTGATTGTAACCGAAATTGACCCGATCTGCGCCCTGCAGGCCGCCATGGAGGGATACGAGGTCATGCTGATGGACGATGCGATTCCCATCGGAGACATATTTATCACGGCCACCGGCTGCTGCAACGTGCTGACCGCGCGCCACATGCGGCGCATGAAGCATATGGCGGTGGTCTGCAATATCGGTCATTTTGACGCGGAAATTGAAATAGAAAACATCCGGCGTTATAAATGGGAACCCATCAAGCCGCAAGTTGACAAAGTTACTTTCCCCTCCGGGCGCAGCATTGTCGTTCTGGCGGAAGGACGCCTGGTCAACCTGGGCTGCGCGACGGGGCACCCGAGCTTTGTCATGTCAAACAGCTTTACCAACCAGGTGCTGGCCCAGATTGAGCTCTACGCCCGGCGCGATCAATACCAAACCGGCGTTCATGTCCTGCCGAAAATCCTTGACGAGGAAGTCGCCCGTCTGCACCTTGACAAAATCGGCGTGCGCCTGGAAAAGCTGACGCCGCGTCAGGCCGCATATCTGGGCGTCAAAACAAACGGCCCGTTCAAGCCGGAGCATTACCGGTACTAAAGCAGAAGTCAGAATTCAGTAGTCAGAATAAGACACTGGAATTGAATAACAATATAATCATTATTTGAGACTGATTTTATTCTGAATACTGTCTTCTGGCTACTGAATAATCATGCGCATTCTTTCCGCCTATATCGCCCGCGGTTTCCTGATGACATTCGGCATCAGTCTCCTGGTATTTATGTTCGTCATGGCCATCGCCAATATTTTCAAGGTTATTGATCTTTTTTCGCGCGGCGTATCCGGCATCCTGATTCTCAAGGTGTTTTCCTATGGCATTCCTTTTTCGCTGATTTTCGCGATTCCCATGAGC
This window encodes:
- the metK gene encoding methionine adenosyltransferase; translation: MKDSYLFTSESVTEGHPDKIADAISDGVLDASLAQDKHSRVACETMVATGMVIIAGEITSKAAVNYADVARTAIKQIGYVDPAFGFDANSCAVLVSVNRQSPDISRGVTVGESMFKEQGAGDQGMMFGYACDETPEMMPMPIMFAHRLTLALTRARRSGRLPFLRPDGKSQVTVVYENNRPVRVDTVVVAAQHNPEVSHKKLCEAIIEKIIKKEIPAKFLTGKTRYLINPTGRFVIGGPHGDTGLTGRKIIADTYGGMGRHGGGAFSGKDPSKVDRSAAYMARYIAKNIIAARLARRCEIQLAYAIGFPEPVSVLVETFGTSSVPESRIEKAVRRVFGLKPAEIIKHLNLLRPIYSKTAAYGHFGRASDLAVFTWEKTDKAGALKAAL
- the ahcY gene encoding adenosylhomocysteinase gives rise to the protein MNKKNDYIIADIRLADWGRKEIKWAEVEMPGLMALRKKHGRSKPLRNARIAGSLHMTIQTAVLIETLQALGARVRWASCNVFSTQDHAAAAVAAAGTPVFAYKGEPLAEYWEYLDRTLDWGKGLGPTSLLDDGGDATLFVHLGYQAEENRRILDRAATSEDERALLKQLKKSLRKDPGRFHRITKAIKGVSEETTTGVHRLYQMAGAGTLLFPAFNVNDSVTKSKFDNLYGCRHSLIDGIMRATDLMMAGKVAVVAGYGDVGKGCCQSLRGQGVRVIVTEIDPICALQAAMEGYEVMLMDDAIPIGDIFITATGCCNVLTARHMRRMKHMAVVCNIGHFDAEIEIENIRRYKWEPIKPQVDKVTFPSGRSIVVLAEGRLVNLGCATGHPSFVMSNSFTNQVLAQIELYARRDQYQTGVHVLPKILDEEVARLHLDKIGVRLEKLTPRQAAYLGVKTNGPFKPEHYRY